CTGCGCCAGGCGGGCCTGGATGCGACGCGCCGGCTCGTCGGCGCCAACTTCGTCACGATCGAGGGCACGCACTTGTACCCGATGGAGAAGCCGCAGCTGACGGCCCAGCTGACGCGCGAGATGATCGCGCGGCTGTTGGCGCAGGCCGAGGAAAAAGCGGGACGCCCGGCGGTGCTTTTCGCCTAGATTGCGACGCTTTCGCGTAGAATTGCGGGATTGTTATTCCCCCTTTTTGAGAAGAAGCCCAGCGATGAGTATCAAGAGCGACAAATGGATACGCCGGATGGCGGAAGAAACCGGCATGATCGAGCCGTTCTCGCCGAAACAGGTGCGCGAGACGGACGGCCGCAAGATCATTTCGTGGGGTACGTCCTCGTACGGCTACGACATCCGCTGCGCCGACGAATTCAAGGTGTTCACGAACATTAACAGCACCATCGTCGACCCGAAGAATTTCGATTCGAATTCCTTCGTCGACGTGAAGAGCGACGTGTGCATCATTCCGCCGAACTCGTTCGCGCTCGCCCGCACGATCGAATACTTCCGCATCCCGCGCAACGTGCTGACCGTCTGCCTCGGCAAGTCGACGTATGCCCGTTGCGGCATCATCGTCAACGTGACCCCGTTCGAACCGGAATGGGAAGGCTACGTGACGCTGGAGTTCTCGAACACGACGCCGCTGCCGGCCAAGATCTACGCGGGCGAAGGTTGCGCGCAGGTGCTGTTCTTCGAAAGCGACGAGATCTGCGAGACGTCGTACAAGGACCGCGGCGGCAAGTATCAGGGGCAGCATGGGGTGACGTTGCCCAAGACCTGACCGTCATTTCAGGCGTCTGATGCGTAGCGAGATCGTTCCTTCGTTATTGCAGTACGCGAAGTAGGCATCGTTCGCAAACAGGTACAAGTGGCCGGCTTGGCGGATCCTAAGGTCCTGGCGCGCGCCGATATCGGTGAGCTGTGACGCGAGGTCATGGGATCGCACATGCCGCCGCCAGCTTTCGATCCAGCCGGTGACGAAGTTGCCCGCCGACGGCTCGATCGCCGCCAGGCCGGACGCGGAATGGACGGCCGCGATGAGGCTGAACCAGTTCGCGTCGCGAACGCGCCGCGCCCATGTGAACAATGCGAGCAGCGGCAGGGAGTAGCCGGCGGCCGTCGACCGGATGCCCGCGTCGATCCATTCTCCGTCCGCCTCCAAGGCGTACATCTCTCCCGGAGCGACCGCCAGCGCGGCGTCGTTCCACCACAAGGCGGCATGCACGGGAACGGTCTTGTGGGCGCCTACCGCCAAGCGGTTGCCTGCTTGTGGATCGTCCCGGGCGTCAGGCATATTGGGCATCGGTGCTCCTGTCGATGGTGTTGAACCGGTTGTCACAGACCGCAAAGCGGGCGCGGTTTTTCGCAGGCTTCGACGACGAGAAACCAGGGCGCCATGAGCCCGATGGTCAGGGCGGGCTTTCCCGCGTTCACCGGCGCCGGATTGTCCTGCATGCAGTTCCCATGTATCGACGCCATTGTTGAATGGACGATATCGTGCCATTGTCTCCGCAATATTGTCCAGAAATTGAAGCGGTCGGACGGACTGGCCGTGCGCTGGCTCGGCAATACGTATGACTTCCCGTTGTCGTTTCGGTTCACGCGGGTAGCGTGAGCACGGCTAAAAAAAAGAGGAGCCTCGGCTCCTCTTCGTACGGCGCGGTGGAACGGATCAGCCTTGCTTGACGCAATCCACGAAGTAGCCCAGCTTGCCGTCGATCTCGCGCTTGACGAGGCCGTGCACGTCCGTCTCGAAGCCCGGGAAGCGCTCGTTGAAGTCGCGCGCGAAGCGCAGGTAGTCGACGATGGTCTTGTTGAAGCGCTCGCCCGGAATCAGCAGCGGGATACCCGGCGGATAAGGCGTCAGCAGGATCGCCGTGATGCGGCCTTCGAGGTCCTCGATCGCGACGCGTTCGATCTCGCGGTGCGCCATCTTGGCGAAGGCGTCCGACGGCTTCATCGCGGGGATCATGTCCGACAAGTACATCTCGGTCGTCAGGCGGGCGACGTCGCGCGATTTGTAGAAGTCGTGGATCTGCTGGCACAGGTCGCGCAGGCCCCACGATTCGTAGCGCGGGTTCGCGGCCGAGAACTCCGGCATGACGCGCCACATCGGCTGGTTGCGGTCGTAGTCGTCCTTGAACTGCTGAAGGGCGGTGACGAGCGTATTCCAGCGGCCCTTCGTGATGCCGATCGTGAACATGATGAAGAACGAGTACAGGCCGCACTTCTCGATGATGACGCCGTGCTCGGCGAGGTACTTCGTGACGATCGACGCGGGGATGCCCGAGTCGCCGAACGAGCCGTCCAGCGACAGGCCCGGCGTGACGATCGTCGCCTTGATCGGATCGAGCATGTTGAAGCCTTCGGCCAGGTTGCCGAAGCCGTGCCAGTCGTCTTCCGCGTGGATCATCCAGTCCGCCTGCGTGCCGATGCCTTCCTCGCTGGTGACTTGCGGCCCCCACACCTTGAACCACCAGTCCTGGCCCCATTCCTCGTCGACCTTCTGCATCGCGCGGCGGAAGTCCAGCGCTTCGAAGATCGATTCCTCGACGAGCGCCGTGCCGCCCGGCGCTTCCATCATCGCGGCGGCGACGTCGCACGACGCGATGATGGAGTACTGCGGCGACGTCGACGTGTGCATCAGGTACGCCTCGTTGAACGCGTCCTGGTCGAGCGCGACGGTCTCGGATTCGCGCACGAGCACCTGCGATGCCTGCGACAGGCCCGCGAGCAGCTTGTGCGTGGACTGTGTGGAGAAGATCATCGACTGCTTCGCGCGCGGGCGGTCGCGGCCGATCGCGTGCATGTTGCGGTAGAAGTCGTGGAACGTGGCGTGCGGCAGCCAGGCTTCGTCGAAGTGCAGCGTGTCGATCTCGCCGTCCAGCAGTTCGCGCAGCGTCTCCACGTTGTACACGACGCCATCGTACGTGGACTGCGTGATCGTCATGATGCGCGGCTTCTTGTTCCTGGCCTCGCGCGCGAACGGGTTCGCCTCGATCTTCCTGCGGATCGACTCCGGCGAGAATTCTTCCAGCGGGATCGGGCCGATGATGCCCAGGTTGTTCCGGGTCGGCATCAGGAACACGGGGATCGCGCCGCACATGATGATCGAGTGCAGGATCGATTTATGGCAGTTGCGGTCGACGACCACGATGTCGCCCGGCGCCACGGTCGAGTGCCACACCATCTTGTTCGACGTGGACGTGCCGTTCGTGACGAAGTAGCAGTGGTCGGCGTTGTAGATGCGCGCGGCGTTGCGTTCCGACTTGGCCACGGGGCCCGTGTGATCGAGCAGCTGGCCGAGTTCCTCGACGGCGTTGCAGACGTCGGCGCGCAGCATGTTCTCGCCGAAGAACTGGTGGAACATCTGGCCGATCGGCGACTTCAGGAACGCCACGCCGCCCGAGTGGCCGGGGCAGTGCCACGAATAGGAGCCGTCGTTGGCGTAGTGGACCAGGGCGCGGAAGAACGGCGGCGCCAGGCTGTCCAGATAGGCCTTCGCTTCGCGGATGATGTGGCGCGCGACGAATTCCGGCGTGTCCTCGAACATGTGGATGAAGCCGTGCAGCTCCTTCAGGATGTCGTTCGGGATGTGGCGGCTGGTGCGGGTCTCGCCATAGATGTAGATCGGGATGTCGGAGTTCTTGTGGCGGATCTCCTGCACGAAGGCGCGCAGGCCGGCCAGGGCAAAGTTGGTTTCCTCGATGGTGCCGCCGCCGAATTCCTCGTCGTCGATCGACAGCACGAAGGCCGAGGCGCGCGACTGCTGCTGGGCGAACTGCGACAGGTCGCCATAGCTGGTCAGGCCCAGCACTTCCATGCCTTCTTTTTCCATCGCGGCGGCCAGCGCGCGAATGCCGAGACCGGACGTGTTCTCGGAACGGAAATCCTCGTCAATGATGACGATTGGGAAACGAAATTTCATGGACAGCTCCAAAGCGAAGCGCCGTGCGCGCCGCCATCCGGGAAGTGGAAGGCGGCCGGGCACGGCACCGGAAAAATGAAGAAGCGGATTTTCGCAGAAATTGCGTGGTCCCGTGCAAAAATTTTCAATAGGTTATCTACACGGGCCGGATTGTGGCGCACTCTTGTGTAGGGCGGGCTCCCGAGCCCGCGCGTGACGTTCGCGGTTCGCCGGCGCCCGCGTGGGGCGTTTCATTCGAGGCCCCCGGCCTCACCCTGCGTCAATGTGCGCCCGAAGCGAACAGGGCACCGAGCGGATCGACATGCAGCCACGCGAACGCCCCCAGCGCGAAGCCGACGACGGCCACGACATAGGTGACCGACAGCAGCCAGCGCCGGCGCGTCAGCAGGGTGATGGCCGCGAGCGAGATGGCGATCTGTTCGGCCGTCGTCGCCAGCGCCCACTGGTGATGGGTGTGCAGCGCGTGTTCGGACTTCTCGTTCCACTCGTCCGACCGCTTGTCGAGCTTTTCCGCTTCCTTGCGGTTGTTGGCCTTGTCGGTGTCGTAGCGGGCCGCCTGGGCCTTGAATCTTTCCTTGTCCGCGCCCGGCAGCGAGGCCGCCATGTCGGCGATGTTCTGCTTGATCGACTTGGCCTGGTAGTAGTTCCACGCGTCGGCGGCGGCGGTCTTGGCGATGGCCGCGTTGTTCTTGTACAGCGCCGCCTCGTTCTGCGTGGCGCCGCCGAGATAGCCGAACAGCGCGCCGACGGTGGCCAGGATGGCCGTCATCACCGCGATATTGTTCGAGAAGGTGTCGCCGTGCTGGGCGGCGTGTTCGACCGCGTGATCGTGCGGTCCATGTACATGAAAGCCGTGTTCGGACATGGTGTTATTCGACTTTGTCGTAAGTGACGATGGCGTAATCGACATCCGCCGTCGGCGAATGCAGGGGTTGGTTCGACACGGCCGTCCAGCGCGCGCCGTCGATCTCGGGGAAGAACGTGTCGCAGCGGTAGACCTTGTCGATGTGCGTGACGATCAGGCGGTCCGCCACGTTCATCGCGTCGGCAAAAATCTGGGCGCCGCCGATGATGCTGGCCGAGTCGTCGCCGACGAGGGCGACGGCTTCATCGAGCGAATGCGCGACGTCCACGCCCTCGTGCCGCCAGTCGGCGTTGCGCGTGACGACGATGTTGCGGCGCCCGGGCAGCGGGCGGCCGATGGACTCGAACGTCTTGCGGCCCATGATGATCGGGTGGCCGAGCGTCACGCGTTTGAAGTGCGCGAGGTCCTCGGGCAGGTGCCACGGCAGTTTGTTGTCGACGCCGATGCCGCGGTTGGCATCCATCGCGACGACGAGGGACAGGTGCTTCGCCATGCGGTTCTCCTTACACTGCGACCGGCGCCTTGATGGCCGGATGCGGGTCGTAGCCGGTGATCTCGAAATCCTCGAACTTGTAGTCGAACAGGGAATCCGGCTTGCGGCGGATGACGAGCTTCGGCAGCGGGCGTTCGTCGCGCGACAGCTGGAGCTCGACTTGTTCCATGTGGTTCGCGTACAGGTGGCAGTCGCCGCCGGTCCAGACGAAATCGCCCACGTCCAGGCCGGCCTGCTGCGCCATCATGTGCGTGAGCAGCGCGTACGACGCGATGTTGAACGGTTTGGTCACATTGTCAGAACTCAGAGATTCTGTACTCATAGGCTGCTCTTTGGTCTTGGACAAACTATCTCTCTCAATGATAATGGTCGCTCTAGCTGCATGAGGTCCAACCCGCCGCTGTGGGTAAGTGGGGGTAAGCTGTGTGCGGGGCGTGTACAACGGGTTCATGTTGTGCACCCCCGTGCACAGCTTATCCCCACGGTGTTGGGCGGGTGCTCGCCCAACATATCCACAGCCGGTAAGTGCGAATTTTCTTGCTGAACACATAATGGTAAGCCATCAACAGGTGCGCCTATTACCGCAAACGTCCCTTTTGCACTTTTAGAACAGGCTGTGCTGAGTTCGCCCGTCGGCGCTGTCCATTGCGCGAGACTGATGAGAGATCTACGTCCTTGAGAAGATCCGGAAGTGTCACGCCGAGCGCTAAACATAAACTAGTTAGTGTCAAAAGAGATGGGTTCGCAATCCCACGCTCAATCTTGGAGACAAAAACTCGGTCGACCTCCGCTGCGAACGCAAGACCCTCTTGACTCATTTTTGAGGAGATTCGTAGACGCTTCAACGTCCTGCCAACAGCCGTGCACACCGGATCCCTGTGTTCGGTATTTTTTTCGGGTGTCGAGGTCATGGCTGGCATGATGCCCGCGGACCACGGTTCTTACGATGTACTATACGCTACATTTAAATGTAGTGTATAGTCTACAAACGTTACTACAGCGCTGCGCTTGCGCACCAGTGAGCGGTACTTCCTCTGGTTTGCCGCACTATGCGCAGCCGGGCTCTTATATTGGAAGGTATTACAAGTGTTCCATGCTTACGACAACTGGGAAGACAGCGATCGTTTAGAAGTGATACGCCAGATGTTTCAACAGCCGGGCTTACGCAGATATCGGTTTTTTGAAGTGCCTCTGAATTCGCAAATATTTCATTTAGATATTTCCCCTGTGGGGGGTATGGTCCGCAGCAGCGCTTCATATTCGATAAGGTTGAGGACATTTTTGATTTCTGTCTTTGCGAGAAAATTTCTGATTTTCGGATTCATGTTCAAACGCGGCGAGATGGTAGAGGAAATTTCCAGTTAAAGCGAATTGTTAAGATTTTGGAAGGGGCCGTAGCCGAAGGCGGGTTTGCGCGAATTTTTGTAGCGGCCGACGGGTCAGTCGAGAAAGATGATTTCCTTGAGGTAAGTGGGGAAGATATCGTTGCTCCGCGCTGTGTTTGGTCGGAGGCAAAGGAATTTGACCCGGGTTTCTAAGGACGTCAGCATTTAAGTTGTGCAAGCGTAAATGTGCATGCTATTAAACTAAAGTTGTGTGGCATGGAGGTCGCTCTAAATGACGGAGACCCGTGGTTTCGCATGGGTACTTATGGTTTTTTTATTGTTCTTAGGCTCGTAAGCTTCGCGGTTTGAGGCGAAGGTAGATGCGGTAGAAAGATCGTTTTACATTTCCGCTCCTATCCCCAGCAGTCGGAGTGTTTGTCAAACGTGAAAATGGGATCGTGCTATGACCGAATATGACGAAAGCGAGTACGCGAAAGTTCCGTCAGATTTTCCTCGTGGCGTCTCGACCGGCGCGGTTCCGGGTACTCAGCTGAAAATCCTTGTAGTGCAGTACAAAGGTACGTTCTACCCTGCGGGGTCTACGCCTCCTGAGGTGTATGAGCGTTGGATAGGCTGTGAAGAGATTGCGCAAGACCTCGCTTCTGAAGCCAAGCGAGATAAGGCCGACAAGTTGACGCGTCGGACCGAATCCGAGATGCTCCAATGGTACTTGGACATATTGAGTAAATCTTGGATGACATTGAGCGAAGCAAAGTGGATTGTTCGGCGCATGGGAGATATCCTAAATTGGTCAGTTCCCATGTCGGCGTCCGTATAGTACCCCGCCTGCCGGTATTCAACTGTTTCGCAATAGCAGTCAGGTTCCAGAGTATGAATGCAAGAAATCGTAAGAAGCGGCGGTATTTTCATCTTAACCGCGCCATCCGTTATAACGTACGAAAAACTTATGTAATTTTCGGCGGGAATCTAAAGATATGGAATGCCATCTCGCCCTATGTTTTTCGCGTGTTTGGAAATGACTATTCAGCCGCTTGGGACTGGTTTACCAAGCCAGCGCTCGCCTTCAACGGAATGCGGCCAGCTGATTTAGTGCAGGCTGGTGAGGTACAGTTGGTAAGAGAGCATTTGTTGAGATTGGAATACTGCGTGTACACTTAGCGTATATGTACTCTCGGCCGTTACCATCAATTTATTGACGACAATCGAGGACGCTTATGCTGGCGTTTTTAATGGATTGGGATAGCGTGAACCAGTCTACGCTCGTCCATTATCGTGAGCGCAGCAGAACACTGACGCTTTGGCCGCAATGTCCCTTGAAGTCCACACGCTCCGGCAGCACGGTAATCGTCGCGGCAAGCCGCTGGCGATAACTGGATTTGAACTTATGGTTTAGTGGGTCTAAACGAAATCAAGGCCGGAGTTTAATATGCTGTAGAGAGTTGTACGCGTTTTCGCTCTCGCAGGCGTAGATTATTTTGTATGGGCCCTATACTCTATCTCGATTATGATGGCGTTCTGCACCCATCTGATGTACGCATTA
This genomic stretch from Massilia putida harbors:
- a CDS encoding helix-turn-helix domain-containing protein, with protein sequence MPAMTSTPEKNTEHRDPVCTAVGRTLKRLRISSKMSQEGLAFAAEVDRVFVSKIERGIANPSLLTLTSLCLALGVTLPDLLKDVDLSSVSRNGQRRRANSAQPVLKVQKGRLR
- a CDS encoding arginine/lysine/ornithine decarboxylase translates to MKFRFPIVIIDEDFRSENTSGLGIRALAAAMEKEGMEVLGLTSYGDLSQFAQQQSRASAFVLSIDDEEFGGGTIEETNFALAGLRAFVQEIRHKNSDIPIYIYGETRTSRHIPNDILKELHGFIHMFEDTPEFVARHIIREAKAYLDSLAPPFFRALVHYANDGSYSWHCPGHSGGVAFLKSPIGQMFHQFFGENMLRADVCNAVEELGQLLDHTGPVAKSERNAARIYNADHCYFVTNGTSTSNKMVWHSTVAPGDIVVVDRNCHKSILHSIIMCGAIPVFLMPTRNNLGIIGPIPLEEFSPESIRRKIEANPFAREARNKKPRIMTITQSTYDGVVYNVETLRELLDGEIDTLHFDEAWLPHATFHDFYRNMHAIGRDRPRAKQSMIFSTQSTHKLLAGLSQASQVLVRESETVALDQDAFNEAYLMHTSTSPQYSIIASCDVAAAMMEAPGGTALVEESIFEALDFRRAMQKVDEEWGQDWWFKVWGPQVTSEEGIGTQADWMIHAEDDWHGFGNLAEGFNMLDPIKATIVTPGLSLDGSFGDSGIPASIVTKYLAEHGVIIEKCGLYSFFIMFTIGITKGRWNTLVTALQQFKDDYDRNQPMWRVMPEFSAANPRYESWGLRDLCQQIHDFYKSRDVARLTTEMYLSDMIPAMKPSDAFAKMAHREIERVAIEDLEGRITAILLTPYPPGIPLLIPGERFNKTIVDYLRFARDFNERFPGFETDVHGLVKREIDGKLGYFVDCVKQG
- the dcd gene encoding dCTP deaminase, which encodes MSIKSDKWIRRMAEETGMIEPFSPKQVRETDGRKIISWGTSSYGYDIRCADEFKVFTNINSTIVDPKNFDSNSFVDVKSDVCIIPPNSFALARTIEYFRIPRNVLTVCLGKSTYARCGIIVNVTPFEPEWEGYVTLEFSNTTPLPAKIYAGEGCAQVLFFESDEICETSYKDRGGKYQGQHGVTLPKT
- a CDS encoding antitoxin Xre/MbcA/ParS toxin-binding domain-containing protein; the protein is MNARNRKKRRYFHLNRAIRYNVRKTYVIFGGNLKIWNAISPYVFRVFGNDYSAAWDWFTKPALAFNGMRPADLVQAGEVQLVREHLLRLEYCVYT
- a CDS encoding DUF4337 domain-containing protein, with product MSEHGFHVHGPHDHAVEHAAQHGDTFSNNIAVMTAILATVGALFGYLGGATQNEAALYKNNAAIAKTAAADAWNYYQAKSIKQNIADMAASLPGADKERFKAQAARYDTDKANNRKEAEKLDKRSDEWNEKSEHALHTHHQWALATTAEQIAISLAAITLLTRRRWLLSVTYVVAVVGFALGAFAWLHVDPLGALFASGAH
- a CDS encoding dihydrofolate reductase, encoding MAKHLSLVVAMDANRGIGVDNKLPWHLPEDLAHFKRVTLGHPIIMGRKTFESIGRPLPGRRNIVVTRNADWRHEGVDVAHSLDEAVALVGDDSASIIGGAQIFADAMNVADRLIVTHIDKVYRCDTFFPEIDGARWTAVSNQPLHSPTADVDYAIVTYDKVE